A stretch of the Trichocoleus sp. FACHB-46 genome encodes the following:
- the purT gene encoding formate-dependent phosphoribosylglycinamide formyltransferase — protein sequence MNAVPSRQESQVWGTPLTSSGRRLMLLGSGELGKEVAIEAMRLGLEVIAVDFYAHAPAMQVAHRSYEVDMLDGPKLRHLIEREEPDWIVPEVEAIATATLVELEQEGWRVIPTARATNLTMNREGIRRLAAEELGLKTSPYRFADSEAEYRQAIAELGLPCVVKPVMSSSGKGQSIVRTEAEIDAAWQYAQSGGRAQNRRIIVEGFVEFHTEITLLTVRAIDGTHFCPPIGHIQVDGDYRESWQPCPLNPDTLEQCHAIGRQITEALGGWGIFGVELFIQGDPAGAQTVYFSEVSPRPHDTGMVTMISQNMSEFELHVRAIAGLPIGEIELIRPGASAVILASETGDNPRYEGIDLALQVPTSKVRIFGKPSCHQKRRMGVALALGATTDEARERAKACAAAVKVVV from the coding sequence ATGAATGCTGTGCCATCACGCCAGGAAAGCCAAGTTTGGGGAACTCCCTTAACCTCTAGTGGGCGACGCCTCATGCTGCTAGGCTCTGGAGAGTTGGGCAAGGAAGTTGCGATCGAAGCGATGCGGCTGGGGTTGGAAGTCATTGCAGTTGATTTCTATGCCCACGCTCCCGCGATGCAAGTAGCGCATCGATCCTATGAAGTGGATATGTTAGATGGCCCCAAGCTGCGGCACTTAATTGAGCGCGAAGAACCGGATTGGATTGTGCCAGAAGTGGAAGCGATCGCCACCGCTACCCTAGTAGAGCTAGAGCAAGAAGGCTGGCGGGTGATTCCTACCGCACGGGCAACCAACTTAACCATGAATCGCGAAGGCATTCGGCGGCTAGCAGCGGAAGAGTTAGGCTTGAAGACTTCGCCTTACCGTTTTGCCGATAGCGAGGCAGAATATCGGCAAGCGATCGCGGAACTGGGACTGCCTTGTGTCGTCAAGCCTGTCATGAGTTCTTCGGGAAAGGGGCAGAGTATTGTCCGAACTGAGGCTGAAATTGATGCTGCTTGGCAATACGCGCAGTCGGGGGGACGCGCCCAGAATCGCCGCATCATTGTCGAAGGGTTTGTCGAGTTTCATACGGAAATTACCTTGCTGACGGTGCGGGCTATAGATGGGACTCACTTTTGTCCTCCAATCGGACACATTCAAGTCGATGGTGATTACCGGGAATCTTGGCAACCTTGCCCGCTGAACCCAGACACGCTAGAGCAATGTCACGCCATCGGTCGTCAAATCACCGAAGCTTTAGGTGGTTGGGGCATTTTTGGTGTGGAGCTGTTTATTCAAGGTGATCCGGCAGGAGCGCAAACGGTTTACTTCAGTGAGGTCAGCCCTCGCCCCCACGACACAGGGATGGTGACGATGATTAGCCAAAATATGTCGGAGTTTGAGCTGCATGTGCGGGCGATCGCTGGGCTACCGATTGGTGAGATTGAGTTGATTCGGCCCGGAGCTTCGGCAGTGATTTTAGCGTCCGAGACGGGAGACAACCCCCGCTATGAAGGCATTGATCTTGCCTTGCAAGTCCCCACGAGCAAAGTTCGCATTTTTGGTAAACCTTCGTGTCACCAGAAACGACGCATGGGCGTTGCTTTGGCTTTAGGAGCCACAACCGACGAAGCCAGAGAACGAGCCAAAGCTTGTGCGGCTGCCGTCAAAGTTGTGGTGTAG
- a CDS encoding PilN domain-containing protein — MYSLDVNFLNDRPEYRPDVGGGPSRPKAAPGSLVPLFLGVATGVFLPAVVLVLWLVLQNKNAELQTRIDQLNVQLGELQRADEKVAAINAQAGQIKAETDALATVFNQIKPWSAMLQDIRDRVPAGVQVSNIQQTDAPAATPQSPNPAPKVEISGAARSFNDVNDFLLTLQKSPFLKASETQLVGADLRDNPTQIEVRQDRTPQSSTPDVQVKLPQVVVYKIQTSLSDVPASELLRELDRKGAVGLVTRIRTLQQKGVIQP, encoded by the coding sequence ATGTATAGTCTTGATGTTAATTTTCTCAATGACCGACCGGAGTATCGACCAGATGTAGGAGGTGGGCCATCTCGGCCTAAAGCGGCTCCTGGTAGCTTGGTGCCCTTGTTCCTAGGGGTGGCAACGGGTGTTTTTCTCCCTGCTGTTGTTCTCGTTTTGTGGTTAGTGCTGCAAAACAAAAATGCAGAGCTACAAACTCGAATTGATCAGCTCAATGTACAACTGGGCGAATTGCAAAGAGCGGATGAAAAGGTAGCTGCAATTAATGCTCAAGCGGGTCAAATTAAGGCTGAGACTGACGCCTTGGCTACAGTCTTCAATCAAATTAAGCCTTGGTCTGCCATGTTGCAGGATATCCGCGATCGCGTTCCAGCCGGTGTACAAGTCAGCAACATTCAGCAGACTGATGCCCCTGCTGCGACTCCTCAAAGTCCAAATCCAGCTCCCAAAGTTGAGATTTCAGGCGCAGCTCGCTCCTTTAATGATGTTAATGATTTCTTGCTAACCCTACAGAAATCCCCTTTTCTCAAGGCCAGCGAAACACAGCTAGTCGGTGCTGACTTAAGGGATAACCCAACTCAAATTGAGGTTCGGCAAGATCGCACACCTCAATCTTCTACACCAGACGTTCAAGTGAAGCTACCACAAGTAGTGGTTTATAAAATTCAAACTAGCTTAAGTGATGTCCCTGCTTCTGAATTGCTCCGAGAACTGGATCGCAAGGGTGCTGTGGGGTTAGTCACTCGGATCAGAACGCTTCAACAAAAAGGAGTCATTCAACCATGA
- a CDS encoding AMIN domain-containing protein, with protein MKHHLGLSSLYIGGAVMVMAAQPVWAAPATQVTGVKVNPTSGGVEVVLETRNGARPQVFTVSRGNSWVADVINTQLRLPQSESFRQDNPAPGISSVVVLPLDTNSVRVIVAGQGAAPAGQVAQRDRGGLLFSLTRPAGSETAQAAPAPTAQPGTATQSAPAPVPPAPAADVLVPNPKITVDGVPVPPQSPNVAPPFLPRAVAPPVGDISISNIDASATEIDLGSAERVPRLVLRDAPVREVLSLLSRAAGLNLAFTGESAGTGTGTQGQGQQGTAAAGAGGPTISLDIENEPVQNVFNYVLRLSGLEANRSGNTIFVGPRLPNEARDVTIRTFRLNQVSAEQASGFLVSMGAESAVTVTQPVTTVNAIPVQGAEGAPPITQTSTTNQTVVNTLRIDPQDSSPLLRGLQVLVDTRLNTITLVGARRLVDVASSQLVQLDLRRRQVAVNVKIVDVNLAGTDSYNSSFSFGINDSFFTNDNGAASLNFGGVNPPTRAQATGSPLSPPVVANPLSGQPFLDPNSSVPIPGTDPGTIIIDQRTGSVRRVQGRGAAGFFRPIPPVSTDPLQPGFSEITPATDNVVTIAADGTASVTQGTLGTAVAALPSLFRFPRRFLSLLQAQVTSGNAKILTDPTLVVQEGQTATVNLTQQVVGNVTQTTTTGDNPLITTTADIQEAGLILGVNVERIDDNGFVSLSVSPRVSAIGGTARVGQQEIALLAERSLSSGTIRLRDGQTLILSGIIQDQERTTVSKLPILGDLPIIGALFRSTNRQNQRAEVIVLLTPQIMDDSDRSAYGYNYTPSPDVRQILERGNRRN; from the coding sequence GTGAAGCATCATCTCGGATTGAGCAGTCTATACATTGGTGGGGCCGTCATGGTGATGGCTGCTCAGCCTGTATGGGCTGCTCCAGCAACGCAAGTGACTGGTGTAAAAGTTAATCCCACGAGCGGTGGGGTAGAGGTTGTATTAGAGACTCGCAATGGCGCGCGTCCACAAGTTTTTACTGTCAGTCGAGGCAATAGTTGGGTTGCTGATGTAATCAACACCCAACTGCGTTTGCCTCAAAGTGAGAGTTTTCGTCAAGATAATCCTGCACCTGGGATTAGTTCTGTCGTAGTGCTACCCCTAGATACCAATAGTGTGCGAGTGATCGTGGCGGGTCAAGGCGCAGCTCCCGCAGGACAAGTAGCTCAGCGCGATCGCGGCGGCTTGCTCTTTAGTCTTACACGCCCAGCCGGAAGCGAAACAGCTCAAGCAGCTCCAGCTCCTACAGCCCAGCCTGGTACAGCTACCCAATCAGCCCCTGCCCCAGTGCCCCCCGCCCCTGCTGCAGATGTGCTCGTTCCTAACCCCAAAATTACAGTAGATGGGGTGCCAGTACCACCACAAAGTCCGAATGTAGCGCCTCCATTCTTGCCTAGAGCCGTAGCACCTCCGGTAGGTGATATTTCTATTTCTAATATTGATGCCTCTGCTACCGAAATTGATTTGGGTAGTGCAGAAAGAGTGCCTCGCCTAGTGCTCAGAGATGCGCCAGTTCGTGAAGTACTATCTTTGTTGTCCCGGGCAGCGGGGCTTAACCTGGCTTTTACAGGAGAGAGCGCTGGGACAGGTACAGGTACTCAAGGCCAAGGACAACAAGGAACAGCGGCTGCTGGAGCTGGAGGACCAACAATTTCGTTGGATATTGAAAACGAACCAGTCCAAAATGTATTCAACTATGTTTTGCGGCTGAGTGGATTAGAAGCGAATCGGTCTGGTAACACTATTTTTGTGGGTCCTAGACTACCTAATGAGGCTCGTGATGTCACGATTCGGACCTTCCGCTTAAATCAGGTGAGTGCAGAACAGGCTTCTGGCTTTCTAGTTAGTATGGGAGCCGAAAGTGCCGTCACTGTGACTCAGCCAGTAACTACGGTCAATGCCATTCCTGTGCAGGGAGCAGAAGGGGCACCACCTATTACTCAAACGAGCACAACGAATCAAACAGTTGTGAATACGTTGCGCATCGATCCACAAGACTCAAGCCCACTTTTGCGAGGTTTGCAGGTATTAGTCGATACTCGCTTAAATACAATCACCTTAGTTGGAGCTCGTCGTTTGGTTGATGTTGCATCCTCGCAACTCGTTCAGCTAGATTTACGACGTCGGCAAGTTGCCGTCAACGTCAAAATTGTTGATGTTAATCTCGCAGGGACTGATAGCTATAACAGCAGCTTCTCCTTCGGAATTAATGACAGCTTCTTTACAAACGATAATGGAGCTGCGAGTCTGAATTTTGGTGGAGTTAATCCACCCACAAGAGCTCAAGCAACAGGAAGCCCGCTGAGCCCACCTGTAGTTGCAAACCCGCTTAGCGGCCAGCCCTTCCTTGATCCAAATAGCAGTGTGCCAATTCCTGGAACCGACCCAGGCACGATCATCATTGATCAGCGCACCGGTAGTGTAAGGCGTGTCCAAGGTCGAGGTGCAGCAGGTTTCTTTAGACCGATCCCACCCGTTTCTACCGATCCTTTACAACCTGGCTTTTCCGAAATTACTCCCGCAACTGACAATGTCGTTACCATTGCTGCGGATGGGACTGCTAGCGTAACGCAAGGTACTCTTGGAACCGCAGTTGCGGCACTGCCCAGCTTATTTAGATTCCCGAGGAGATTTCTATCTCTACTGCAAGCTCAGGTAACGAGTGGTAATGCCAAAATATTGACTGATCCAACTCTTGTAGTGCAGGAAGGACAAACAGCAACCGTGAATTTGACGCAGCAGGTAGTTGGTAATGTCACCCAAACTACAACAACAGGTGACAATCCACTCATTACTACAACTGCTGATATTCAAGAGGCGGGCCTTATTCTAGGGGTTAATGTTGAGCGAATTGATGACAATGGCTTCGTTTCTCTATCGGTTTCTCCCCGTGTAAGTGCCATTGGTGGAACGGCAAGAGTTGGTCAGCAGGAAATTGCTTTACTTGCGGAACGCTCACTGAGTTCGGGAACTATCCGTCTGCGTGATGGCCAAACTCTAATTCTCTCAGGTATTATTCAAGACCAAGAGAGGACAACCGTTAGCAAGCTGCCAATTTTAGGAGATCTGCCAATTATTGGTGCTTTATTTAGGAGCACGAATCGTCAGAACCAAAGGGCTGAAGTAATCGTTCTGCTGACACCTCAAATTATGGATGACTCTGATCGCTCCGCCTACGGGTATAACTATACTCCTAGCCCAGATGTGCGTCAGATTCTAGAACGAGGTAATCGTCGTAACTAA
- a CDS encoding folylpolyglutamate synthase/dihydrofolate synthase family protein gives MNPIKQASDAGQPNDKRQAVNVEALLNRFGYFGVHLGLERIQRLLAELGDPHQQIPIIHVAGSNGKGSVCAYLSAVLTQAGYRVGRYTSPHLVDWCERICLNEQPIAPEALEQVLRQVEAAIAPDQPSPTQFEVITAAMWLYFAQQQVEIAVVEVGLGGRLDATNVCDRPLVSVITSLSREHWQRLGPTLADIAREKAGILKAGCPAVIGPLPPEAQAVVEKRIAELNCPAVWPQPAIETQPGWAEVASIPNWFQSKAKSQKLKAKIEYSLPLPGAVQLSNSALAIAALQILQQQGWEISDAAIVNGIAKTQWPGRLHWLTWRGHRLLVDGAHNPAGAQALRQYIDRHGDQPGEVYGDRSVVWVVGMIGTKDHEEVLEALLRPNDQLHLVPVPDHEPVDLDRLADLAQQRICPQLVACETYADLELGLQAATQNAKGVGNQPTPGALVVLAGSLYLLGDFFKRFQADLGSNLGAI, from the coding sequence CTCAACCGTTTTGGTTATTTTGGGGTGCATTTGGGCTTAGAACGCATCCAGCGACTTTTGGCGGAATTGGGTGATCCGCACCAGCAGATTCCGATTATTCATGTGGCGGGGTCGAATGGGAAAGGCTCTGTCTGTGCTTACCTGTCAGCCGTGTTGACCCAAGCTGGGTATCGCGTGGGGCGCTATACCTCGCCGCATTTGGTCGATTGGTGCGAGCGAATTTGCTTGAATGAGCAACCCATTGCACCGGAAGCATTGGAGCAAGTTTTGCGACAAGTCGAGGCAGCGATCGCCCCAGACCAGCCTTCTCCCACACAATTTGAAGTCATTACTGCGGCCATGTGGTTGTATTTTGCCCAACAGCAAGTGGAGATTGCCGTGGTTGAAGTGGGCTTAGGAGGGCGCTTGGATGCCACGAATGTTTGCGATCGCCCCCTAGTCAGCGTCATCACCTCGCTCAGCCGCGAGCACTGGCAACGCCTCGGCCCCACTCTCGCCGACATTGCCAGAGAGAAAGCAGGGATTCTTAAGGCTGGCTGCCCTGCGGTAATTGGCCCCTTACCCCCAGAGGCGCAGGCTGTCGTCGAAAAACGAATTGCGGAACTGAACTGTCCGGCTGTTTGGCCGCAACCTGCCATAGAAACTCAACCCGGTTGGGCCGAAGTCGCTAGCATCCCAAATTGGTTCCAATCAAAAGCCAAAAGCCAAAAGCTAAAAGCCAAAATCGAATATTCGTTGCCGCTCCCCGGTGCGGTGCAATTGAGTAATTCCGCTTTAGCGATCGCTGCATTGCAAATTTTGCAGCAGCAAGGCTGGGAGATTTCCGATGCAGCGATTGTGAATGGCATCGCTAAAACGCAATGGCCTGGACGGCTGCACTGGCTAACTTGGCGCGGTCACCGTTTGCTGGTAGATGGGGCACATAATCCGGCAGGAGCCCAAGCTTTACGGCAGTATATCGATCGGCATGGCGACCAACCGGGAGAGGTGTATGGCGATCGCTCTGTTGTGTGGGTGGTGGGCATGATCGGCACTAAAGATCATGAAGAGGTGCTCGAAGCTTTGCTGCGCCCTAACGACCAGCTCCATTTAGTCCCAGTTCCAGACCATGAGCCTGTGGATCTTGATCGGTTAGCGGATTTGGCCCAGCAGCGGATTTGTCCTCAGTTAGTCGCCTGCGAAACTTATGCCGATCTGGAGTTGGGGCTACAAGCGGCTACCCAAAACGCCAAAGGGGTAGGCAATCAACCTACCCCCGGTGCTTTAGTGGTGTTAGCTGGTTCGCTTTATTTGTTGGGTGACTTCTTTAAGCGATTCCAGGCTGATTTGGGTTCTAATTTGGGTGCTATTTAG
- a CDS encoding pilus assembly protein, protein MTISGDFVPSDGRDFGSEPAYPTIFGIALTPTISGVLVAVLGIGASAYLLLNQVQPAWNTYQTLQAEAEQKENQIQQRGNIQKKIDTANKNLEQAKQRRTEVYALFADERTLDTLLLDLNRLVNARKAKLSSFTPAPEPATVVSDGSLGPAVNGKLKRKEITVNLEGNYEQTQSIMRSVERLQPLLLVKSFNSQLDQSTQKITVDRRGRLLPVGRPETNLKTSFKLQALLPLSSEEAAAAAKPPAQ, encoded by the coding sequence ATGACTATCAGTGGAGATTTTGTCCCTTCCGACGGCAGAGACTTTGGCTCCGAGCCTGCCTATCCTACAATCTTCGGCATTGCCTTAACTCCCACCATTAGTGGTGTTTTGGTAGCGGTTTTAGGCATTGGGGCATCTGCATATCTATTGCTCAATCAAGTTCAGCCAGCTTGGAATACCTACCAAACCCTTCAAGCTGAAGCTGAGCAAAAGGAAAACCAAATTCAACAACGGGGTAATATCCAGAAAAAAATTGATACCGCAAACAAAAATTTAGAGCAGGCGAAACAGCGCAGGACAGAAGTTTATGCTTTGTTCGCTGATGAGAGAACGTTAGACACTCTACTGCTTGATCTCAATCGTCTAGTTAATGCCAGAAAAGCCAAGTTAAGCAGTTTCACACCTGCTCCAGAACCTGCAACTGTAGTCAGTGATGGTTCCTTAGGGCCTGCGGTCAATGGCAAGCTTAAGCGCAAAGAGATCACGGTTAACTTAGAAGGCAACTACGAACAAACTCAGTCGATTATGCGAAGTGTGGAGCGATTACAGCCGCTCTTGCTAGTTAAGAGCTTTAACTCTCAACTAGATCAGTCAACCCAGAAAATTACCGTTGATCGTCGGGGTCGTCTGCTTCCGGTTGGTCGGCCTGAGACTAACTTAAAAACATCCTTTAAGCTACAGGCATTATTGCCGTTGAGTTCAGAGGAAGCGGCAGCAGCGGCAAAACCGCCTGCTCAGTAA
- a CDS encoding HU family DNA-binding protein, with the protein MNKGELVDAIADKASVTKKQADAVLTAALETIVEAVSTGDKVTLVGFGSFESRERKAREGRNPKTGDKMEIPATKVPAFSAGKLFKEKVSPPEK; encoded by the coding sequence ATGAATAAAGGTGAATTAGTTGACGCGATCGCCGATAAGGCGAGTGTGACCAAAAAGCAAGCAGATGCGGTCTTGACTGCGGCTTTGGAAACCATTGTTGAAGCGGTTTCTACAGGCGATAAAGTCACGCTAGTCGGCTTTGGCTCTTTTGAGTCACGGGAGCGCAAGGCTCGTGAGGGACGCAATCCCAAAACGGGTGACAAAATGGAAATCCCAGCGACCAAAGTTCCTGCCTTCTCGGCAGGTAAGTTATTTAAGGAGAAGGTCTCGCCTCCCGAAAAATAG
- a CDS encoding sugar ABC transporter substrate-binding protein, giving the protein MRRWRQFGIFALLGLLLSWLVSCGTGPSNSGNNQTAGVKQEIEFWTMQLQPQFTDYFNQLIGKFETENPDIKVRWVDVPWTAMESKILTAVSAKTAPDVVNLNPGFASQLAARDAWLNLDEKIPAEVRQQYLPNIWKASTLNNQSFGIPWYLTTRVAIYNTDLLKQAGVSQPPTTYAELATVAKQIKDKTGKYAFFATVVPEDSGEVMESFVQMGVQLVDEQGKAAFNTPQGKAAFQYWVDLYKNGALPREVLTQGHRHAIDLYQQGETAILASGPEFLNTIAKNAPAVAQASASAPQITGDTGKKNVAVMNLVVPRDTQHPDAAVKFALYVTNNDNQLVFAKEANVLPSTVQALEDSYFKTLPTNATPVDKARSISAGQLKDAEVLVPAMKDVKQLQKTIYDNLQAAMLGEKTIDQAIADAETNWNQRRGA; this is encoded by the coding sequence ATGAGACGCTGGAGACAATTTGGCATTTTTGCCTTGCTGGGCTTGCTTTTGAGTTGGCTAGTGAGTTGTGGCACAGGCCCTTCCAACTCTGGAAACAACCAAACTGCCGGGGTTAAGCAAGAAATTGAGTTCTGGACCATGCAGTTGCAGCCTCAATTTACCGACTATTTCAACCAACTGATTGGTAAGTTTGAAACGGAAAATCCTGATATCAAAGTGCGCTGGGTGGATGTGCCTTGGACGGCGATGGAGAGCAAGATTCTCACCGCTGTCTCCGCCAAAACTGCCCCCGATGTAGTCAACCTAAATCCGGGCTTTGCCTCTCAGCTTGCAGCTCGCGATGCCTGGTTAAACTTGGATGAAAAAATTCCCGCCGAAGTGCGCCAGCAGTACCTCCCCAATATTTGGAAAGCCAGCACGCTGAATAATCAAAGCTTTGGGATTCCTTGGTATTTAACGACGCGAGTTGCGATCTACAACACCGATTTGTTGAAGCAAGCAGGAGTGAGCCAGCCACCGACCACCTACGCTGAACTAGCTACAGTCGCTAAACAAATCAAAGACAAAACAGGCAAGTACGCCTTTTTTGCCACGGTGGTCCCAGAAGACTCTGGCGAGGTGATGGAGTCGTTTGTGCAGATGGGGGTTCAGTTAGTTGATGAGCAAGGTAAAGCCGCCTTTAATACGCCTCAAGGCAAGGCTGCTTTCCAATATTGGGTGGATCTGTACAAGAACGGGGCTTTGCCTCGTGAAGTGCTGACCCAAGGACACCGCCACGCGATCGACTTGTATCAGCAAGGTGAAACTGCCATCTTGGCTTCTGGTCCAGAATTCCTGAATACGATCGCTAAAAATGCTCCTGCTGTGGCTCAAGCTTCTGCCTCTGCTCCGCAAATCACCGGGGACACTGGCAAGAAAAATGTGGCTGTGATGAATTTAGTCGTTCCTCGCGATACTCAGCATCCTGACGCAGCCGTGAAGTTTGCGTTGTATGTCACCAACAATGACAATCAATTGGTTTTTGCGAAGGAAGCCAATGTGCTGCCTTCCACCGTACAGGCCCTAGAAGATAGCTACTTCAAAACTCTGCCCACCAACGCCACTCCGGTAGATAAAGCTCGCTCTATCAGTGCAGGCCAGCTAAAAGATGCAGAAGTGTTGGTTCCAGCTATGAAGGATGTGAAGCAACTGCAAAAAACCATTTACGACAATTTGCAGGCGGCGATGTTGGGTGAGAAAACCATCGATCAGGCGATCGCGGATGCCGAAACAAATTGGAATCAGCGGAGAGGAGCCTAA
- the pilM gene encoding type IV pilus assembly protein PilM, which yields MVNTLKGLFSKRTKGVGIEITPERINIAQVRKQGQAFKLVTLSSVEVPEGIFQEGQIADPTAMAGLIQSALAENKIKVKRAATAIPAREAVTRLIPVPAELDDRELREMVLNQEAGLYLTFPREEADVDYQKLGFFVDEDGIEKVQVLLVATRKEVTDTYLSTFEQAGLQLDVLETSSFALIRTIREQLRQFAPQEAVAIADVQFESTEISIVVDGVPQFSRTVPIGTFQIQSALSRAMNLPPSRNTDLLQGMTIPITPTDTIGGTTKMGGTNPGTAAMLRVLGELADELRRSIDFYLNQGENLEVAQLLLAGPGGGIGQLDEFFTQRLSLPASQVDPIAALSLEVDQEIPLVQRPGLGVVLGLGLREI from the coding sequence GTGGTTAACACATTGAAAGGTCTATTTTCAAAGCGTACGAAAGGGGTTGGTATAGAGATCACCCCCGAACGAATTAACATTGCCCAAGTGCGGAAGCAGGGACAGGCATTCAAACTAGTCACGCTGTCATCTGTAGAGGTGCCAGAGGGTATATTTCAGGAGGGCCAAATTGCTGACCCGACTGCGATGGCTGGCTTGATTCAATCCGCCTTGGCTGAAAATAAAATTAAAGTAAAGCGTGCAGCAACAGCGATCCCGGCGCGAGAAGCAGTCACCCGATTGATCCCAGTTCCAGCGGAACTGGATGATCGCGAACTCCGGGAAATGGTCTTGAATCAAGAGGCTGGTCTTTACCTGACCTTCCCCAGAGAAGAGGCTGATGTTGATTACCAAAAGCTGGGCTTCTTTGTAGATGAGGATGGCATTGAAAAGGTTCAAGTTTTGCTCGTCGCCACGCGCAAGGAAGTGACAGATACTTACCTCAGCACTTTTGAGCAGGCGGGCTTGCAACTGGACGTTTTAGAAACCAGCAGCTTCGCTTTGATTCGGACAATTCGAGAGCAACTGCGGCAGTTTGCCCCTCAAGAAGCAGTGGCGATCGCCGACGTTCAGTTTGAAAGTACAGAAATTTCTATTGTGGTGGATGGCGTCCCCCAGTTTTCCCGCACCGTCCCGATTGGCACGTTCCAAATTCAGAGTGCATTGAGTCGAGCGATGAACCTGCCTCCTAGCCGCAATACTGATTTGTTGCAAGGCATGACGATCCCAATTACTCCCACCGATACTATTGGTGGCACGACTAAAATGGGGGGTACCAATCCAGGTACGGCTGCCATGCTAAGAGTTCTGGGAGAACTAGCAGATGAGCTGCGTCGTTCTATTGACTTCTATCTCAATCAAGGTGAGAACTTGGAAGTGGCGCAACTGCTCTTGGCAGGACCAGGAGGTGGAATTGGTCAGTTAGATGAATTTTTTACTCAACGACTCAGTTTGCCTGCAAGCCAGGTTGATCCAATTGCAGCGCTTTCACTAGAGGTTGATCAGGAAATTCCCTTAGTTCAGCGACCTGGATTAGGGGTGGTGCTAGGCCTAGGATTGCGGGAGATCTGA
- a CDS encoding pentapeptide repeat-containing protein, protein MKAWIFVTVVLSTPVWSGTLLTRAENSDHLRQLLSTKQCQKCDLSGAGLVLADLSNADLREADLSGVNLSRANLTNANLSGAKLLGASLFGANLGGANLRGADLGSADLRTAYLWNADLQNANLINTLLKGSIGLAASAVTAEEVYKWALEEAQVSNHGVAVDYYNQALILKPDFAPGYLGRAISRYRLGDGSGGIQDAQYAERLFTHQGNLQGSQTSQALIKEIQTPPKSAKQGGGGGGLLSILGSVLQLFLF, encoded by the coding sequence ATGAAGGCTTGGATCTTCGTTACGGTCGTCTTGTCTACTCCAGTGTGGAGCGGAACTCTGCTAACAAGGGCTGAGAATTCTGATCACCTTAGGCAACTGTTATCAACAAAGCAATGCCAAAAGTGTGACTTGAGTGGAGCTGGCTTAGTATTGGCGGATTTATCTAATGCTGATCTTAGAGAGGCGGACTTAAGTGGCGTCAACCTAAGCCGAGCAAACTTGACGAATGCTAACTTGAGCGGTGCCAAACTATTGGGGGCAAGCCTATTTGGTGCCAATTTAGGTGGTGCTAATCTACGTGGTGCTGACTTGGGTTCTGCTGATTTGAGAACCGCTTACTTGTGGAATGCTGATCTGCAGAATGCTAATTTAATTAATACACTCCTCAAAGGATCTATTGGGCTGGCAGCCTCTGCTGTGACTGCTGAAGAGGTCTATAAATGGGCGCTCGAAGAAGCTCAAGTTAGTAACCACGGAGTAGCGGTTGATTACTACAATCAAGCCTTGATTCTGAAGCCAGACTTTGCTCCAGGCTACTTAGGGCGTGCAATTTCTCGGTATCGTTTAGGTGATGGGTCAGGCGGTATTCAAGATGCGCAATACGCTGAGCGACTGTTTACGCATCAAGGTAATCTGCAAGGTTCTCAAACTTCTCAAGCTTTGATTAAGGAGATACAAACTCCTCCTAAATCGGCGAAGCAAGGTGGAGGAGGGGGAGGGTTACTTAGCATTCTAGGTTCTGTATTACAACTTTTTCTATTTTGA